A stretch of Clostridium sp. BJN0001 DNA encodes these proteins:
- a CDS encoding adenosylcobinamide-GDP ribazoletransferase, with translation MKKLFRSFIIAISMFTIIKTPNVEWDEDGNKYIMTLYPLVGLIVGFLWALLYIGIHLMNTTEVLESVIMMVFPFIITGFIHLDGFTDVCDAILSRREKEEKLKILKDSMIGAFGCIALIILFFVNFGALYSIFLKYNTVYYSFLNIGKLFGIGSPFYAFLFIPVISRSLAAFYLMREKTIKESSLGAYFKKETGINELLIMLSYISFSVMFMAFFIGYKSIVITLFMYYFCSVSVRRCISNFGGVSGDVAGFSLVIAETVGLLTFALL, from the coding sequence ATGAAAAAATTATTTAGAAGCTTTATAATAGCTATTTCTATGTTTACGATAATAAAAACACCAAATGTTGAGTGGGATGAAGATGGAAATAAATATATTATGACATTGTATCCTCTTGTTGGACTTATTGTAGGTTTCTTATGGGCATTACTATATATAGGCATACATTTAATGAATACTACAGAAGTTCTTGAAAGTGTAATTATGATGGTTTTTCCATTTATAATAACAGGTTTCATACATTTAGATGGCTTCACTGATGTATGTGATGCGATATTATCAAGAAGAGAAAAAGAAGAAAAGCTTAAGATACTAAAAGATTCAATGATAGGTGCGTTTGGCTGTATTGCATTAATTATATTATTTTTTGTAAATTTTGGAGCGCTTTATTCTATATTTTTAAAATATAATACAGTTTATTATAGTTTTTTAAATATAGGAAAATTATTTGGAATTGGAAGTCCATTTTATGCATTTTTATTTATTCCTGTTATAAGCAGAAGTCTTGCTGCATTTTATCTAATGCGTGAAAAGACTATAAAAGAAAGCTCACTTGGTGCATATTTTAAAAAAGAGACAGGAATAAATGAACTTCTTATAATGCTTTCTTATATTTCATTTTCTGTAATGTTTATGGCATTTTTTATAGGATATAAATCAATAGTAATAACACTTTTTATGTACTATTTTTGTTCTGTTTCTGTAAGAAGATGTATAAGCAATTTTGGTGGAGTTTCAGGAGATGTTGCAGGATTTTCACTTGTTATAGCAGAGACAGTAGGTCTTTTAACTTTTGCATTATTATAA
- a CDS encoding bifunctional adenosylcobinamide kinase/adenosylcobinamide-phosphate guanylyltransferase — MILIFGGAYNGKKEYVKENFNVSDKDILNCKDEKIFSLISNEKVINGFHIFIRECIKKDIDALDLVLHNIEKLKDKIIISDETNSGVVPIKAKERLYREILGKVLQYLSKKSNIVIRVFFGLEEVLKHNVSITLIRHGKTYCNEKSLYCGKSDVSISKIGEEELLKKKHYFNKKYDYYFTSGLKRTEDTFKIYFGNILHEKNPLLKEYNFGLYELKSYYDMEKDKHFIKWLYDETDDIKCPEGESRREFKERIKKGFNILLEKACKEKICTMAGVLHGGSIGMILELLYDNKKKFYNWQPENGEGYIIKADVLKNKIIKADLISDKKG; from the coding sequence ATGATATTAATTTTTGGTGGAGCATATAATGGAAAAAAAGAATATGTAAAAGAAAATTTTAATGTTTCAGATAAAGATATTTTAAATTGCAAAGATGAAAAAATATTTTCATTAATTTCAAATGAGAAGGTAATTAATGGATTCCATATTTTTATAAGAGAGTGTATAAAAAAAGATATTGATGCATTAGATTTAGTTTTACATAATATAGAAAAGCTTAAAGACAAGATAATAATTTCTGATGAAACTAATTCAGGAGTAGTTCCTATAAAAGCGAAAGAACGCCTTTATAGAGAGATTTTAGGTAAAGTTCTTCAATATTTATCTAAAAAATCAAATATAGTTATTAGAGTATTTTTTGGGCTTGAAGAGGTTTTAAAGCATAATGTTTCGATAACTCTTATACGTCATGGAAAGACTTATTGCAATGAAAAAAGTCTTTATTGTGGAAAAAGTGATGTATCTATAAGTAAAATTGGAGAAGAAGAGCTTTTAAAGAAAAAGCATTATTTTAATAAAAAATATGATTATTATTTTACAAGTGGACTTAAACGAACTGAAGATACATTTAAAATATATTTTGGAAATATACTTCACGAAAAAAATCCACTTCTTAAAGAATATAATTTTGGTTTGTATGAGCTTAAATCTTATTATGATATGGAAAAGGATAAACATTTTATAAAATGGCTTTATGATGAAACTGATGATATAAAGTGTCCTGAAGGTGAGAGCAGAAGAGAATTTAAAGAAAGAATAAAAAAAGGATTTAATATTCTTTTAGAGAAAGCATGTAAAGAAAAAATATGCACTATGGCAGGTGTTCTTCATGGAGGCTCTATAGGCATGATTCTTGAACTTCTATATGATAATAAAAAGAAATTTTATAACTGGCAGCCTGAAAATGGAGAAGGTTATATAATAAAAGCAGATGTATTAAAAAATAAAATAATTAAGGCAGACTTAATTTCAGATAAGAAAGGATGA
- a CDS encoding cobalamin biosynthesis protein, which yields MFSIIIGFILDIIIGDPDNPFHPVRFIGKLCSIFEKITRKLFKNSLKFAGLITWILVSLVSVLLSLSIVKIAFMINFVFGIIIEGVIIYFCISCRALHKEGRKVIESLEKGDINESRKRLSYIVGRDTKNLDEKGIIRAVIETIAENISDGVIAPLLFIGIFGAVGGVLYKAVNTMDSMFGYKNEKYIEFGYFAAKIDDIFNFIPSRLTGFFVIVSSLILNYNYINSFKIFKRDRKKHLSPNSAQSESAVAGALEVRLGGPNYYFGKLVEKPFLGTELKTIEISDVKRAVKILYTVSFIGFIVSISLSLSVFLISYYSVL from the coding sequence ATATTTTCGATTATTATAGGATTTATACTAGATATTATTATAGGTGATCCTGATAACCCGTTTCATCCTGTAAGATTTATAGGGAAACTGTGCAGTATATTTGAAAAAATTACAAGAAAACTATTTAAAAATTCATTAAAGTTTGCAGGGCTTATCACATGGATTTTAGTATCATTAGTTTCAGTTTTACTTTCATTAAGTATTGTAAAAATTGCATTTATGATAAATTTTGTGTTTGGAATTATAATTGAAGGAGTTATAATTTATTTTTGCATTTCATGCAGAGCATTACATAAAGAAGGCAGAAAAGTAATAGAAAGTCTTGAAAAAGGAGACATTAATGAGTCGCGAAAAAGACTTTCATACATAGTTGGACGTGATACTAAAAATCTTGATGAAAAAGGAATTATAAGAGCTGTAATAGAAACAATAGCTGAAAATATTTCAGATGGAGTTATTGCACCTCTTTTATTTATAGGCATTTTTGGCGCAGTAGGTGGAGTTTTATATAAAGCTGTAAATACAATGGATTCAATGTTTGGCTATAAAAATGAAAAATATATTGAATTTGGGTATTTTGCGGCTAAGATAGATGATATATTTAATTTTATTCCTTCAAGACTTACAGGCTTTTTCGTTATTGTAAGTTCTCTTATATTAAATTATAATTATATTAACAGTTTTAAAATTTTTAAAAGAGACAGAAAAAAACATTTAAGCCCTAATAGTGCACAGTCTGAATCTGCTGTTGCTGGAGCTTTAGAAGTTCGACTTGGTGGACCTAATTATTATTTTGGAAAGCTCGTAGAAAAGCCATTTTTAGGTACAGAGCTAAAAACGATAGAAATTTCAGATGTAAAAAGGGCTGTAAAGATACTTTATACAGTATCTTTTATTGGATTTATTGTTTCAATATCGCTTAGTTTAAGTGTTTTTTTAATTTCTTATTATAGTGTTTTATAA
- a CDS encoding diphthine--ammonia ligase translates to MESRGHGADAQIVKRKLNLKGKIIDFSANINPLGPSKNSIEKLKENMNLIEKYPDISYYDMKNAIKEYERENLEIDSFNIILGNGASEIIYKISEALKPKKALIIEPSFSEYEESLRLQKSEIDYYILKEENDFILCDDFLDYIKNDIDIIFLCNPNNPTGKLVSEDLLKKIMDKSLKTGSILVIDESFIDFTHQKSSSKYLKEYSNLIILKSLTKFFASPGIRSGYALVFNKDIFEKVSLYMPSWNINAFSDIYTRYALKDRQYIKNTKEYIQNEKEYLEFELSKIKNIKVFKTDTNFILFKASKNLKEKLILKNILIRDCSNFKGLSSGFFRIAVKSHSDNKILIDNINLLNNAVVSFSGGKDSMLCLYKAINKGYNISALLVTSDCQNHSNFHRIPMKILDKVSKSLGIRIINVIVNDGENYEEKFEEGLRKAKKFGASTCIFGDIDIDSHKVWGEDRALHASMDAEFPLWNRKREEVTNEFIKSGFKAVIKKVNLDYLSSDYLNEELDFKLVSKFKDLDIDVCGENGEYHTFVYDGPLFKNKIDFKVVAKEKDRQYAYLKIE, encoded by the coding sequence ATGGAAAGTAGAGGACATGGAGCAGATGCTCAGATTGTAAAAAGAAAACTTAATTTAAAAGGAAAGATTATAGATTTTTCAGCTAATATTAATCCTTTAGGCCCAAGTAAAAATTCTATAGAAAAGCTTAAAGAAAATATGAATCTTATTGAAAAATATCCAGATATATCATATTACGATATGAAAAATGCGATAAAAGAATATGAAAGAGAAAATTTAGAAATAGATTCTTTCAATATAATACTTGGAAATGGTGCTTCAGAGATTATCTATAAGATATCAGAAGCATTAAAACCAAAGAAAGCACTTATTATAGAACCATCATTTTCTGAATATGAAGAATCTCTCAGACTTCAAAAATCAGAGATAGATTATTATATATTAAAAGAAGAAAATGATTTTATATTGTGTGACGATTTTCTTGATTACATAAAAAATGATATTGATATTATCTTTTTATGTAATCCTAATAATCCTACAGGAAAGCTTGTTTCAGAAGATTTATTAAAAAAAATAATGGATAAATCTTTAAAAACAGGTTCGATACTTGTTATTGATGAGTCGTTTATAGACTTTACGCATCAAAAATCATCATCGAAGTATTTAAAAGAATATAGCAATTTAATTATTTTAAAATCACTTACTAAGTTTTTTGCATCTCCAGGGATAAGATCAGGTTATGCATTAGTATTTAATAAAGATATTTTTGAAAAAGTATCTTTATATATGCCATCATGGAATATAAACGCTTTTTCTGACATATATACAAGGTATGCGCTCAAAGATAGGCAGTACATAAAAAATACCAAGGAGTATATACAAAATGAAAAAGAGTATTTAGAATTTGAACTTTCAAAAATAAAAAATATTAAAGTTTTTAAGACAGATACAAATTTTATTTTATTTAAAGCTTCAAAAAATCTTAAAGAAAAACTTATTTTAAAAAACATTTTAATAAGAGATTGCTCAAATTTCAAAGGGCTTAGCTCAGGATTTTTTAGAATTGCTGTAAAATCTCATAGTGATAATAAAATTCTTATTGATAATATTAATCTATTAAATAATGCAGTGGTTTCGTTTAGTGGTGGAAAAGACAGTATGCTGTGTTTATATAAAGCAATAAATAAAGGATATAATATTTCTGCACTTTTAGTAACTTCTGATTGTCAAAATCATTCGAATTTTCATAGAATACCTATGAAGATTTTGGATAAGGTGTCTAAATCTCTCGGAATTAGAATTATAAACGTTATTGTAAATGATGGCGAAAATTATGAAGAAAAATTTGAAGAGGGTCTTAGAAAAGCAAAAAAATTTGGCGCATCTACATGCATTTTTGGAGATATAGATATAGATTCTCATAAAGTATGGGGAGAAGATAGAGCTTTACATGCTTCTATGGATGCAGAATTTCCACTTTGGAATAGAAAGCGTGAAGAAGTTACGAATGAATTTATAAAAAGCGGATTTAAGGCAGTAATAAAAAAGGTTAATTTAGATTATTTAAGTTCTGATTATTTAAATGAAGAACTTGATTTTAAATTAGTTTCGAAGTTTAAAGATTTAGATATAGATGTGTGTGGTGAAAATGGAGAATATCATACATTTGTTTATGATGGACCGTTATTTAAAAATAAAATTGATTTTAAAGTTGTAGCAAAAGAAAAAGATAGACAATATGCCTATTTAAAGATCGAGTAA
- a CDS encoding cobyric acid synthase gives MNKSSIMFLGTASSVGKSMMAAALLRILKNKGFSVAPFKALNISLNSYVTYDGLEIGVAQKVQAEAAKIEPSVLMNPVLLKPASGKTQVIVEGKVVKTINPYEYTEINDKLKIRIKKVYNKIRKNYDIIVLEGSGSCAEINLRETDIANIEMAKMSKSPIILVSDIDRGGVFASIYGTLSLIREDERKMVKGVIINKFRGDKKRFEKAVTQLEDIIKIPVLGVMPYEELNIDDEDAVTEKLVNNNDKKSLIDIVVIKLKSMSNFTDFNTFSRYEFINVRYVDKSEDIGNPDLIIIPGTKNTIKDLRFLKKKGLFEKIIEKHQNGTVILGICGGYQMLGNIIVDSLSIESDIREETGFSLLNFKTRFSEEKVTRRANCTAFDSINVSGYEIHNGISKIGKNSEIFMKSENGSILGICNKEHNVFGTYLHGVFDSDEFLDYFLENVLKINLDSYMTKKNEAYDEFKDRQYEKLADVFEKNIDVDKIITIINNGL, from the coding sequence ATGAATAAGTCGAGTATTATGTTTTTAGGAACAGCATCTAGTGTTGGTAAGAGCATGATGGCTGCAGCATTATTAAGAATATTAAAAAATAAAGGATTTTCTGTTGCACCATTTAAAGCTCTCAATATCTCACTAAATTCATATGTAACCTATGATGGACTTGAGATTGGAGTGGCACAAAAAGTTCAGGCAGAGGCAGCTAAAATAGAACCAAGCGTATTAATGAATCCTGTACTTTTAAAGCCAGCTTCAGGAAAAACTCAAGTTATAGTTGAAGGAAAAGTTGTAAAAACAATAAATCCTTATGAATATACAGAAATAAATGATAAATTAAAAATTAGAATAAAAAAAGTATATAACAAAATAAGAAAAAATTATGATATAATTGTACTAGAAGGTTCAGGAAGTTGTGCCGAAATTAATCTAAGGGAGACAGATATAGCCAATATTGAAATGGCTAAAATGTCTAAATCACCAATTATATTAGTATCAGATATAGATAGAGGTGGAGTATTTGCATCTATTTATGGAACGCTTTCCCTCATTAGAGAAGATGAGAGGAAAATGGTAAAAGGAGTCATTATAAATAAGTTTAGAGGGGATAAAAAAAGATTTGAAAAAGCAGTAACACAGCTTGAAGATATCATAAAAATCCCAGTGCTTGGTGTAATGCCATATGAAGAACTTAATATAGATGATGAGGATGCAGTTACAGAAAAATTAGTTAATAATAATGATAAAAAATCACTCATTGATATTGTAGTTATAAAATTAAAATCAATGTCAAATTTTACTGATTTTAATACTTTTTCAAGATATGAGTTTATAAATGTACGATATGTTGATAAGAGTGAAGATATAGGAAACCCTGACCTTATAATTATACCAGGAACTAAAAATACGATTAAAGATTTAAGGTTCCTTAAAAAGAAAGGTTTATTTGAAAAAATAATAGAAAAGCATCAAAATGGTACAGTTATTTTAGGAATATGTGGAGGATACCAGATGCTTGGAAATATTATTGTTGATAGCCTTTCAATAGAAAGTGATATAAGAGAAGAAACTGGATTTTCTCTTCTTAATTTCAAAACAAGATTCAGCGAAGAAAAAGTTACAAGAAGAGCAAATTGTACAGCGTTTGATTCAATAAATGTTTCTGGATATGAGATTCATAATGGAATAAGCAAAATTGGTAAAAATTCAGAGATTTTTATGAAATCAGAAAATGGGAGTATTCTTGGAATATGCAACAAAGAACATAATGTATTTGGAACGTATCTCCATGGAGTATTTGATTCAGATGAATTTTTAGATTACTTTTTAGAAAACGTATTAAAAATAAATTTGGATTCATATATGACTAAAAAGAATGAAGCTTACGATGAATTTAAAGATAGACAGTATGAGAAACTTGCAGATGTATTTGAGAAAAATATAGATGTAGATAAAATAATTACTATAATTAATAATGGGTTATAG
- a CDS encoding ABC transporter ATP-binding protein: MNIIKTENLCKIYGKKENKVVAIDNINIEVNKGEFLAIIGESGSGKSTLLHQIGGVDKPTSGKVIIDGVDIYGLNDTKLAIFRRRKIGFIFQSFNLIPVLSVEENIKLPALLDRKKVDKDYFNDIVKTLKIDDRLNHLPSELSGGQMQRTAIARALINKPAIVLADEPTGNLDSETSREIVEMLKVSSKKYNQTIVIITHDLSIAEDADRVIKIKDGKVM, translated from the coding sequence ATGAATATAATTAAAACAGAAAATTTATGTAAAATATATGGTAAAAAAGAAAATAAAGTTGTAGCAATTGATAATATAAATATTGAGGTAAATAAAGGAGAATTTTTAGCAATTATAGGTGAAAGTGGATCAGGAAAAAGTACACTTCTTCATCAGATTGGAGGAGTTGATAAGCCTACATCTGGAAAAGTAATTATTGATGGAGTAGATATCTATGGTCTAAATGATACAAAACTTGCAATATTCAGAAGAAGAAAGATAGGATTCATTTTTCAGTCATTTAATCTTATACCAGTTTTATCTGTAGAAGAGAATATAAAGCTTCCAGCTCTTTTAGATAGAAAAAAAGTAGATAAAGATTATTTTAATGATATAGTTAAAACTTTAAAAATAGATGATAGGCTTAATCATCTTCCGTCAGAGCTTTCAGGAGGACAGATGCAAAGAACTGCAATTGCACGTGCACTTATAAATAAACCTGCAATAGTACTTGCTGATGAGCCTACAGGAAATCTTGATAGTGAAACTTCTAGAGAGATAGTTGAAATGCTTAAGGTTTCATCTAAAAAATATAATCAGACAATAGTTATAATAACACATGATCTTTCAATTGCAGAAGATGCAGATAGAGTTATAAAAATTAAAGATGGAAAAGTAATGTAA